Genomic segment of Bacillota bacterium:
TCAAGGTCATGGAACGGGATTTCTTCGGGTGGGGGTTGCGGCTGTCGATACCCGACCCAGACCGTGCGCTAAGAGTGAGGCAACCGTGACTGCCGCGTCGTGACGTTGCACCGGATGATGCCGGAGGGCCTCGGAGATACTGCGCGAGGCCATCGCCAAACAGGCCCTGGCGACGTGACTCCTGACATCCAAATCGCGCTGAAGGCGGACATGGGACGACCCCAAATGGTGGCAGCGTGGTGGAACCCACCGGCCGGGAAGCGGTGGAGCTCACTCCGGAGTCGGGCCCCGGCCCCAGGTGCCCCCGGTTTCCGGACCACCGCCGAGCAGGCTACGGCACTCTTCGTTGACTCGGCTGACGTCTCCCGAGCGGTGCAGAGCCACGAGCCGGTCGCGGTGTCTGACCAGGTCGTCCCTCAGAAGCCTCAGCTCGCTGAGGTGCCGGTCCACCTCGCGGATACGGTCGTCGAGAGCCCGGGCGTAGTCGGTCAGCAGGAGCGCACCGCACCTGCCCTCCTGTGAGTACGCATGCTTCAACGCCGCAATCTCGTCCAGCCCCAGCCCGAGCATCCTGAGCCTCCGCAGGACCTTCAGAGCACCGAGCGCACGCTCATCGTAGAGACGATACCCCGCCTCTGTTCGACCCGCGGGTTCAAGCAGACCCCGCTCCTCGTAGTACCGTATGGTGCGGACGGAGACACCTGTCCGCTCGGACAGCTCACCGATGCGCAACAGGCGGTTCCCGCTGTCTTGCCTCACCCTGCCTACCCCCTGACCTGGATTGTTGGCCACATACCCCTCCCGACCCTCCCGGCCGGGCCGCGTCCCGCAGTCGACCGCGGCCCGGCCCAAGGACGATCACCGCCGGTCAGCACTGGCTCTGCGGCCCGGCGCTCCCCCGGCATCCAGTTCTCTTACGGGCATCTTAAGGCCGAAGGGAAGAGTAGCAAGCAGGAGGAGCCCGATGGCCACGAAGGCGAGGGGGTGCGCGCCTTCTCTGGCGACGAGCGGGAACGCCGCGCCGAGGGCCACCGGTCCCACCACTCCCCCCATGACGTTGCTGAGTTGCCGCAGCCCGCTGATGGCGCCAGCCTTGGAGACGTGGGCCTCCAGGCCCGCCGCCGCCAGCGGGACACTGGTCATCGTCGCCCCGACCCGGCTCACCAGCAACAAGAGCCCGAGCAGTGCCAGAGACGTGGGCCCCGCACCCAGTCCCAGGAGCGCGAGCGAGGTCAACGACATCCCCGCCACCACCATCACCCTGTACCCCACCTTCGGTAGCGTCCGGCCGACGAGGGGTGCGACAATGGCTTGGGCCAGCGCTGCCGGCGTAATCAGAGCCCCGGTCTGGGCAGGAGAGGCCTGAATGGCTGGGTGCGTTTGGACGTAGACCGAAAGGAAGAGAAGAGTGCTGTACATGGTGAGTCCCTGAAGGAAAGACAGGCTGAGCACGACGCCCATTCCCTGGGTTCTCAGAAGCCCCCATTCGAGAAAAGGAGTTGCGGACCTGTTCTCGATCATCGGCAGGGCCAGGCCCAGGGTGGCTCCCGCGACAAGGAGAGCGACGACCGGCGGGGAGGCGAATCCTGCCTGTCGGCTGAGAGTCAGCGCCACCATGACTGTGACCACGAGCCCGGAGAAGACAACGACCCCCGCCGCGTCCAGTATCGTCTTCGGCCCACCCCCGACCCGGGCCTGTCCCGGCTCGCGCCAGAAGCCGACGGTCAGGAAGAAGATGGCCAGCCCCAAAGCGGCGTTGAGGAGGAAAATGAGCTGCCAGGGGTAATACGACGCGAGGAGTCCCCCCAGGTTCGGGCCCGCCACGGCCGCGACGGGACTGACCATCCCGGCCATGCCAATGGTTTGTGTCCGCTGCCGGCCTTTCAACTGGGAGCTTATCAGTTTAAGGCCCACCGGCGCGAAGGTCCCCCCGCCGAAACCCTGGAGGGCCCGGAGCCCGAGGAGAAGACCCATCGACCTGGGAAGCACCCAGCCGACCAGACCCCCCAGCAAGGAGCCGACGGTGAAGACACCCATCCCGAGCAGGAAAGCCTTTCGAGGACCCCACTCATCGGCCATCTTGCCGCCGATGGGCATGGCCACAGCGGCGGCCAGGAGGGAGGCGGTCGTGAGCCAGGGCAGCCAGTCAACAGCCCACGGAAAGGTCCGGCCGATAGTGGGCAGGGCCGTGACCACCACCGTCATCTCCATAGTCCCAAACAGCGTGGCCAGGATCACCAGGACGACAGGTACAGTAGCAGTGCCTCGTCTCATTGGCCGTCCTCCTGTCGGTCGGGCCCGGCTGACGCCACGGCCGCGCTGAGTTCCTGCAGGGAGGGAACGTCGCTCACGAACGCGGCCCGCCCGTTCACGGCAATGACCGGGGGTATCATGAAAAACACAATGCTAATCTGCCTTAGCCGGGCCATAACCGCAGGCCCTGGGGCGAGTCCTGCCCGCAGGGCGTCGAGCTCGTGGCGCAACCTGGCCCACTCCTGCACGTTCCGCGCAAACGGCAGCTCGTATCCGGCCGCTTCCAGCGCCTCGGCCATGCCCACGTAGTAGGTGAGTCGCTCGGGTCGGGTAGCGGCGGGAACGACTTCAATCTTCACCTTGTCGCCCAGCCGCACCTTCGCCTCGCGGAGGAGCCGGGCCACGGCGACGTTCTTGCCCGTGAAGTCCGGAACGCAGCAGTCGAGGCGCGGGAAGACGGTAACCCTGACCGCATCGCTCACTGGGCTTCACCCCCGTAGAGGACCTCCGCCACTGCCGCAGCAGGGCAAGGCCCCTCACCTCACCGGGTAGCAGTGGAACTTCGGCGATGATCTTCCCGGCAAAGGTTTCCCGGACTCGTGCCAGGTGGCGTTGCTGCATCTCGTACCGCCGCCAGAAGTAAGGCGTATCAGCCCGGCGGACCTCCACCTCGGGTAGAACCTCGTTGACAATCAGGGCCGGGACGGCGATGTCGTGCTGGGCGAGTTCCGCGAGCGCCCGCTCCGTCTCGGCGATGGGGAGAGTTTCGGGCCAAAGCACGTAGAGAAAGGCCGTGCGCTCGGAGGATGTGATGAGTTTCATCGTCTCCCGAGTTCTCTGCTCCTCCCGGGCGATGAGGGCCAGGCGCGCCTCGCTGCCAGCTGGCGCGAATTCGGCGAATGGGTCACCTCCACCGTAACGTCTGGCCATGGTGAAGGGCAGGGTTATCTCCACCAGGGCCCGGCCACCGGGTGCGGTGTCGAAGACTATGGTGTCGTAGTCCCGTGCCCTCTCCGTGAAGAGTTCCATGAGCTTATAGAAACTCGCCATCTCCATGGCACATGGCGAGATCTCTTTGCTCATGAGCTCCATGAGCTCGGACGGTCCGAAGACGTCCTGAACCATCGCGGCCAGGTGGAGCCAGTTCTCCCTCACGAGCGCCCGCGGGTCAGTCTCTGTGACGGATAGCCCAGGCACTCCGGCAATCTGCCGGACCCGGTGGCCGATGTCGGTCGCGAAGATGTCGCTCAGACTCCGCTGCAGGTCTGTAGAAACGAGCAGGACACGACGGTCCGCATCTGCGAGACGGACCGCTGTCGCAGCGGAAATGGTGCTCTTGCCCACACCCCCCTTTCCCCCAACGAACAGGAACCTGGTCTCGGACTTGGGCTCAACTACCCTCCACAGCACGAGATAGACCTCCCCCCGTCAGCTGTCCACGGCGTTCAGTGTAGACCCTTCCGTTACGTGAGAGTCAAGCGCCGGCCGCTGCCAATCCTCTTCGGGCCGGACGCTGTCAGGGCGCATCAAACTCGGTGGGGCTGACCGCATCGAGCATCAACCAGACCAGGTCACCTGCACGGAGCCAGTCTCGTTGGCTAGACGGCACTATGTACGCCTGCTCATCTGCTGTGCGAGGAGGAGACACAGGGACCGAGGAAGGTTGTCCTGGACATCGCAATACTGGGCGGGGCCCCCCTGGGCGCAGCCCCTTGACACGCGACAAGGGGCGTGGTATGCTGACATCGTGTTAGTGCGATATCACGATTCCCACACGCCCGGAGCGCCGAAGGAATACCGCCCCAGCCACCGGCGGCTCCAGGGAGGCGATCTCCGAAAGTCTGTCCTACTGACTTCGCCCCGAGCGGATCACCTGGATGTCCTGGAAAGGGACCCATCGGAGGGCAGCAGTGTACGGGAAGGGGGGTGTTTTGGATGGTGACCAAGAGGAGGGGAATTGTCGGCCTGCTCAAGAGGTCGCTGGGCATCTCCACCCGCGATTGCTGCGGCGGCGATCCGAAGGCGCCGCGGGTTGGCGACCCCGACCACGGTACGGGTCCGTGCTGCGACGAGCCTGCCGACCCGAAGACGGTCAGGCCGGGCCGCGAAAAGGCGGACGACGGTTCGGACCGCTGCTGAGAGCTCTTACATAGAAGTGGCTCTACTCAGGGGGGACGCCTCTTGGCAGTTGACCGGCAGGACAGCGCAGGTCTGTGCAAGGTTTTCGCGGCGCTGGCCAATCCCCATCGCCTGCGGATCTACGAATCCTTGTTCTCGGGCTGCCTTTCGACTTGCTGCGACCGCATCGAGAGATGCGAGCCGGCGATGGCCCAAACCGACGTTGTGCGGCTGCTGGGCCTTGCGCAGTCAACTATCTCCCACTATCTGAAGGTGCTCGAGGACGCCGGGCTGGTCAGAACAGAAAGGCGAGGACCGTGGACCTGCTACTTCCCCAACTACAGCCAGGCAGCCAAGATCGGGGCGTTCTTCAGCGAGCTCGCCAGCCGTGAGGCGCAGCCGACCAGTCCCGAGACACCGTAGGAGTTCTTTTTTTGGCTATCCGTATCGGGGTATCGAAATATTGGAGTACGGGGAGGCTCCCGACCATGGGTAACTGGCTCGAACAGACGGGCCACGCGCTGGCCGTCACCTTCTTGCACAACTGGCCCATCTTGCTTGCGGGCACGGTCATCGCCGCAGCCACGCAGGTCTACATCAGCCAGGACAGGCTCACCGCCTTTCTCAAGAAGAACTCCCGCCGTTCCATTGTCCTGGCCGTTGGCGCGGCGGTCCTGACTCCGCTCTGCTCGTGTGGCACGATGGCCGTCATCTTAGCCATGCTGGCGTCGGTGGTTCCCTGGGGGCCGATTGTGGCCTTCATCGTGGCTTCCCCGCTGACGTCGCCGGCGGAGTTCTTCTATCTCGCCGGTTTTCTGGGTTGGAAGTTCGCCGGGTTCCACCTTCTTGCGTCCACAGCGGTCGGCCTGGCAGCCGGGGCGATCGCCGACCGCCTGGATCGCGCGGGTTGGTTGGCCGGGCAGGCCCGGTATCAGGCGGGACCTGAGAGCCACCCGGGCGGGGGTGAGGTGGCGGCGA
This window contains:
- a CDS encoding TRC40/GET3/ArsA family transport-energizing ATPase, whose product is MLWRVVEPKSETRFLFVGGKGGVGKSTISAATAVRLADADRRVLLVSTDLQRSLSDIFATDIGHRVRQIAGVPGLSVTETDPRALVRENWLHLAAMVQDVFGPSELMELMSKEISPCAMEMASFYKLMELFTERARDYDTIVFDTAPGGRALVEITLPFTMARRYGGGDPFAEFAPAGSEARLALIAREEQRTRETMKLITSSERTAFLYVLWPETLPIAETERALAELAQHDIAVPALIVNEVLPEVEVRRADTPYFWRRYEMQQRHLARVRETFAGKIIAEVPLLPGEVRGLALLRQWRRSSTGVKPSERCGQGYRLPAPRLLRSGLHGQERRRGPAPPRGEGAAGRQGED
- a CDS encoding permease, whose protein sequence is MGNWLEQTGHALAVTFLHNWPILLAGTVIAAATQVYISQDRLTAFLKKNSRRSIVLAVGAAVLTPLCSCGTMAVILAMLASVVPWGPIVAFIVASPLTSPAEFFYLAGFLGWKFAGFHLLASTAVGLAAGAIADRLDRAGWLAGQARYQAGPESHPGGGEVAATGASTPAGGLRPGILLREIVLTAYRLVPRWVAFAAIGYGVLYLMPPGLTENLMGNRHAWSVPAAALLGLPLYINTDTAVPLLKSLVDAGMSQGAAMAFFITGPATSVGALAGLMTVARSRVIILVLVIILAGAILAGLSFEAVSALF
- a CDS encoding metalloregulator ArsR/SmtB family transcription factor; its protein translation is MAVDRQDSAGLCKVFAALANPHRLRIYESLFSGCLSTCCDRIERCEPAMAQTDVVRLLGLAQSTISHYLKVLEDAGLVRTERRGPWTCYFPNYSQAAKIGAFFSELASREAQPTSPETP
- a CDS encoding MerR family transcriptional regulator, encoding MRQDSGNRLLRIGELSERTGVSVRTIRYYEERGLLEPAGRTEAGYRLYDERALGALKVLRRLRMLGLGLDEIAALKHAYSQEGRCGALLLTDYARALDDRIREVDRHLSELRLLRDDLVRHRDRLVALHRSGDVSRVNEECRSLLGGGPETGGTWGRGPTPE
- a CDS encoding MFS transporter, coding for MRRGTATVPVVLVILATLFGTMEMTVVVTALPTIGRTFPWAVDWLPWLTTASLLAAAVAMPIGGKMADEWGPRKAFLLGMGVFTVGSLLGGLVGWVLPRSMGLLLGLRALQGFGGGTFAPVGLKLISSQLKGRQRTQTIGMAGMVSPVAAVAGPNLGGLLASYYPWQLIFLLNAALGLAIFFLTVGFWREPGQARVGGGPKTILDAAGVVVFSGLVVTVMVALTLSRQAGFASPPVVALLVAGATLGLALPMIENRSATPFLEWGLLRTQGMGVVLSLSFLQGLTMYSTLLFLSVYVQTHPAIQASPAQTGALITPAALAQAIVAPLVGRTLPKVGYRVMVVAGMSLTSLALLGLGAGPTSLALLGLLLLVSRVGATMTSVPLAAAGLEAHVSKAGAISGLRQLSNVMGGVVGPVALGAAFPLVAREGAHPLAFVAIGLLLLATLPFGLKMPVRELDAGGAPGRRASADRR